In the Syntrophorhabdaceae bacterium genome, CAGGGGGAACTCCGTCAGGAATCCGATGTGCTCGATACGTGGTTCTCATCGGGGCTCTGGCCCTTTACCACACTCGGATGGCCGGACAATACGAACGATCTCAAAAGATTCTATCCCACGTCGCTCCTCGTCACGGGCTTCGATATCCTCTTCTTCTGGGTTGCGCGAATGATCATGATGGGTCTTAAGTTCATGAACGATGTGCCATTCAGAGACGTATACATCCACGCCCTGGTGCGTGATGCCGAAGGCAAGAAGATGAGCAAATCCAAGGGCAATGTCATCGATCCGCTCGTGATCATCGACCAGTACGGTACTGACGCCTTCCGGTTCACCCTCACTATGCTTGCCGCCCAGGGACGCGATGTGCTTCTGTCCGAGGAGAGGATTGAAGGCTCACGAAACTTCGTCAACAAAGTCTGGAACGCGTCCAAGCTCTCCCTCATGCTCACGGGTGAGGTAAAACCCGCTGCATCAGATGGGAGGTCATCATTCTTACCTGACAGATGGATTCGCTCACGCATGCAGAGGATCATCGATGATGTCACGCGGAGCATTCGGGAGTATCGTTTCAATGACGCCGCAAACAGCCTCTATACGTTTGTCTGGCACGAATTCTGTGACTGGTACCTGGAGCTCATCAAACCGAATCTCTATGAAAAAGTAACCTCCTTCGACAATGAAGCTACGCGCGCCACTTTATACCAAACGCTCGCAGACATCCTAAAGCTTCTCCATCCCATTATGCCCTTTGTCACCGAAGAGATTTATCAGAGGCTGCCGGGGCATGACGCGGAAAGTATTATGATCTCGCCCTTTCCTCACGTCAAAGACTCAGAGATTGACGAGGGGAGTGAAGCCGCTATGGAAACGATCATGGGTGTCGTCGATGTGATCCGCAATATCAGGGGCGAGACGGGCATCGCTCCGAATGTGAGGGTGGACGCCGTCATCAGGACCAACGGACAGAGAGCACTTCTCAAATCCTACGAATACTACATCAAGGAGCTGGCAAAGGTGGACGGACTCGCGTTCACTGACGGGCAGGCGCCCGAACATGCGGCCGTGGGTGTGTATAAAGGGATCGAAGTCTTCGTTCCTCTGAAGGACCTGATCGATGTAGGAAAGGAACTGGGAAGGATTGACAAAGAGATATTGAAAATTGATGAAGAGAGCGACAAGATCGTGAAAAAACTTTCTAACGAATCATTCCGGGAAAAAGCCCCTGCAGAGGTGATCGAGAAGAACAGGTCTCACTTTGAAGAACTCTCGGCCAAGAAGGAAAAACTTCTCGCAAGCAAAAAACTTCTGGAGGGCATTTCGGGGCAGTAGATGGCGCTCAACTTTTCACTCATTGAAACCTTCATAACGGATCGCCGCGAAAGAATGGGCGACAAAACGCTCATGCGTCATGAGCGTTATCGGATGCTGTCCGAGCTCGCTCGCAAGCTTCAGTCCACACTCAGGAACTTCGAGATTTTCGACTCTGAATTCGCCTCCATAGTGGTAGATGCTATCGAAAGGGCCACCGATACAAGTGAGCTCAACACATGTCACAAACTTGCTCTCGCCAAGATAAAGGCCTTTTTCAACGAAGAAGAGACGATTATCGATGTCCATGACCTCCTCCGCATTGTACGAGACAGATTGACGATCAAGGTATTAGAACTGGCAGAAAACGAGATGGTGCGTGAGGGCTATGGGACGGCCCCTGCACGGTATCTCTGGGCC is a window encoding:
- a CDS encoding valine--tRNA ligase, whose translation is MEKVYDPQTIEKKWYAHWIEKGYFTAGRTPSAPYFSMVIPPPNVTGSLHMGHALNNTLQDIVTRFHRMSGFDTLWLPGMDHAGIATQNVVERELAKEGLDRDHLGREKFIERVWQWKEHSGGTIIEQLKRLGSSCDWTRERFTMDEGLSRAVREVFVRLYREGLIYRDNYIINWCPRCKTALSDLEAEHEETKGFLYYIHYPLTKGGGYLTVATTRPETMLGDTAVAVNPEDPRYGSYVGEYVTLPLVGKKIPVIGDSYVDMEFGTGALKVTPAHDLNDFEIMKRHNLELVRVIDDHGRMNENAIHYKGMDRFECREKIVEELKEKGFLEKIEPYGMGVGKCYRCKTVVEPALSLQWFLKMKPLAEPAIEAVRDHRVRIIPEMWEKVYFEWMENIKDWCISRQIWWGHRIPVWYCDSCNETIVSVDTPHACAKCQGELRQESDVLDTWFSSGLWPFTTLGWPDNTNDLKRFYPTSLLVTGFDILFFWVARMIMMGLKFMNDVPFRDVYIHALVRDAEGKKMSKSKGNVIDPLVIIDQYGTDAFRFTLTMLAAQGRDVLLSEERIEGSRNFVNKVWNASKLSLMLTGEVKPAASDGRSSFLPDRWIRSRMQRIIDDVTRSIREYRFNDAANSLYTFVWHEFCDWYLELIKPNLYEKVTSFDNEATRATLYQTLADILKLLHPIMPFVTEEIYQRLPGHDAESIMISPFPHVKDSEIDEGSEAAMETIMGVVDVIRNIRGETGIAPNVRVDAVIRTNGQRALLKSYEYYIKELAKVDGLAFTDGQAPEHAAVGVYKGIEVFVPLKDLIDVGKELGRIDKEILKIDEESDKIVKKLSNESFREKAPAEVIEKNRSHFEELSAKKEKLLASKKLLEGISGQ